In one window of Methanoculleus chikugoensis DNA:
- a CDS encoding PH domain-containing protein: MSFPGPVSRQTPADGGAPEPGTGTDGCRRLNRKCMLSMYIDYAIGYAVLLAAYFLTRTYAQGFLGPYYDLIGYGFLVVLGLVLVYIAVAPPVFYARYRYRITEDRVDVRCGIVFIRHTLVPIERVHQVEIARGPINNLLGLADVTITTAGGEATLRYLELDEAEKVADRLNNLIGRMLRDRMPTTPGPRPGAADE; encoded by the coding sequence ATGTCGTTTCCCGGCCCGGTGAGCAGGCAGACTCCGGCCGACGGGGGAGCGCCGGAACCCGGAACGGGCACGGACGGATGTCGGCGGCTGAACCGGAAGTGCATGCTCTCGATGTACATCGACTACGCCATAGGGTATGCGGTCCTGCTCGCGGCTTATTTCCTCACAAGGACCTACGCGCAGGGGTTCCTGGGCCCCTACTACGATCTTATCGGGTACGGCTTCCTGGTCGTCCTGGGGCTCGTCCTGGTCTACATAGCCGTGGCTCCGCCGGTCTTCTACGCCCGGTACCGCTACCGGATCACCGAAGACCGGGTTGATGTGCGCTGCGGGATCGTGTTCATCCGCCATACCCTGGTACCGATCGAGCGGGTGCACCAGGTGGAGATCGCGAGAGGGCCGATCAACAACCTGCTCGGCCTCGCGGACGTCACCATAACCACGGCAGGAGGCGAGGCGACCCTCAGGTACCTGGAACTTGACGAGGCTGAGAAGGTGGCCGACCGGCTCAACAACCTGATCGGGAGGATGCTCCGGGACAGGATGCCGACGACCCCGGGCCCCCGGCCGGGGGCTGCAGACGAATGA
- a CDS encoding TIGR03768 family metallophosphoesterase → MIRQGDRAQANYRRSETLPTSDDPALFYKQPYHHLDLKKNMYNSKTGAILALLFVVFITAAGCTAPGSQPPEEGEPDYPIDSLVLTTVDRTVLPVPVPSTSPALHPDQVANFSEYGYGVWEFGEGLDYEKRLDLMPDGYTPGSDTNAEKLLTFFAMSDIHITDKESPAQVVYYGYKWGVISGYSPAMLYTTHVLDAAVQTVNALHKEDPFDFGIFLGDAINSGQYNELQWYIDVLDGRMVNPDSGDRDDPIPGPLNDYQDQYKAAGLDESIRWYQVLGNHDHFWMGLFPPDDHVNSALTGTAVLELGNIFSDPRQLKSRGFYMGAIDGRTPYGDIIGAGPVTDFPDGSPTVPADQNRSFLSRTEWNGEFLDSSSSPKGHGFNQSDRTTGFACYSFEPRSDVPIKVIVLDDTQRDDDPGEGSSGFGSIDQERYDWLVQELESGQAEGKLMIIAAHIPIVIQEDEAGLSSLMKWSQYAAVSDVDLIAKLQTYPNLMAWISGHRHQNTVIPIKSPDVDRPELGFWQVETASLREFPQQFRIFEVVYNGDNTVSIFTTNVDPAVRDGSPAAQSRSYAIAAQQIFQSPVEMKPSGAYNAELVLQLTPEMQEILQKTGRDL, encoded by the coding sequence ATGATCAGACAAGGAGACAGGGCTCAGGCAAATTACAGAAGATCTGAGACGTTACCTACATCTGACGATCCAGCGCTCTTCTATAAACAGCCTTATCATCATCTTGATTTAAAGAAAAATATGTACAATTCAAAAACAGGCGCCATACTGGCTCTTCTGTTCGTGGTGTTCATCACTGCAGCAGGCTGTACTGCTCCCGGCTCCCAGCCCCCTGAAGAAGGAGAACCGGATTATCCAATAGATTCTCTGGTCCTGACAACAGTTGACAGAACTGTTCTTCCCGTCCCCGTCCCTTCGACGTCGCCTGCCCTGCATCCGGATCAGGTCGCGAACTTTTCAGAGTATGGATATGGGGTCTGGGAGTTTGGCGAGGGGCTGGACTATGAGAAGAGACTGGACCTCATGCCGGATGGATACACCCCTGGATCTGATACCAATGCAGAGAAACTTTTGACCTTCTTTGCCATGAGCGATATCCATATCACCGACAAAGAGTCTCCTGCTCAAGTGGTCTATTATGGCTATAAATGGGGTGTAATTTCTGGATACTCTCCGGCCATGCTGTATACCACCCATGTCCTCGACGCAGCGGTCCAGACGGTGAACGCCCTTCACAAAGAGGATCCATTCGACTTCGGCATATTCCTTGGTGACGCAATCAACAGCGGCCAATACAACGAACTGCAATGGTATATCGATGTGCTCGACGGCAGGATGGTCAACCCCGATTCGGGTGACAGGGACGATCCAATCCCCGGCCCTCTCAACGATTACCAGGACCAGTACAAAGCGGCAGGGCTTGATGAATCGATCAGATGGTATCAGGTTCTCGGCAATCACGATCATTTCTGGATGGGTCTCTTCCCTCCGGATGATCACGTCAACAGTGCCTTGACCGGCACCGCCGTACTCGAATTAGGTAATATCTTCTCCGACCCGCGCCAGTTGAAGAGCCGTGGCTTCTATATGGGAGCAATCGATGGTCGGACACCCTATGGTGACATTATCGGTGCAGGCCCTGTCACCGACTTCCCTGATGGTTCCCCAACAGTCCCGGCCGATCAAAATCGCAGTTTCCTCTCAAGAACAGAGTGGAACGGTGAGTTTTTAGACTCCTCTTCAAGCCCTAAAGGACATGGATTCAACCAGTCCGATAGAACAACGGGATTTGCCTGTTACTCATTCGAACCGAGATCGGATGTTCCGATAAAGGTCATTGTGCTTGATGATACCCAGAGGGACGATGATCCCGGTGAAGGCAGCTCCGGGTTTGGTTCTATCGATCAGGAACGCTACGACTGGCTGGTACAGGAACTCGAGAGTGGTCAGGCTGAAGGAAAGCTCATGATCATCGCAGCACACATCCCGATAGTCATCCAGGAGGATGAAGCCGGTCTGAGTTCGTTAATGAAATGGAGTCAGTACGCCGCGGTATCTGATGTTGATCTGATAGCCAAACTTCAGACCTATCCAAATCTCATGGCATGGATCTCGGGGCATCGTCACCAAAATACCGTGATCCCTATCAAATCTCCGGATGTCGACCGCCCTGAACTCGGTTTCTGGCAGGTTGAAACCGCATCACTGCGGGAGTTCCCCCAGCAGTTCCGGATCTTCGAGGTCGTCTATAACGGCGACAATACCGTCTCAATCTTTACGACCAATGTTGATCCGGCGGTCAGAGACGGATCGCCCGCTGCCCAATCGCGGTCGTATGCTATCGCAGCCCAACAGATATTCCAATCTCCCGTAGAGATGAAACCGAGCGGTGCATATAACGCAGAACTTGTTCTCCAGTTGACCCCGGAGATGCAGGAGATACTTCAGAAGACTGGAAGAGATCTCTAG
- a CDS encoding AMP-binding protein, translating to MVEGSYACGNSQIPLLGITIGEMLNRIAAAHPESDALVSVHQNIRWTYAEFLERVDTLARALMALDVERGDRVAIWALNYAEWVLTQFATAKIGAIMVNINPAYRTYEFDYAMKQSEVQTLLIQGRFKTSDYVGMFYESCPEAFEAKPGRINSDKFPFLKNVVFLGDIPYNGMYTWDDLMAKADLISPGELREREASLDFDDAVNIQYTSGTTGFPKGVVLTHHNVLNNGFIIGEGMKFTHEDRLCIPVPFYHCFGMVLSNMAAVTHGTAMVLPAPVFNAESVLKTVQDEKCTALHGVPTMFIAELAHPDFPKYRLDTLRTGIMAGSPCPTEVMREVNRKMNMSEIVIVYGQTETSPGVTMTTTADPLERRVSTVGKPFPHTEIKIIDPHTKRIVPRGETGEICARGYCVMRCYYNNPNATRATIDENGWNHTGDLGTMDEEDYVKIVGRLKDMVIRGGENIYPREIEEFLHTHPKIADAYVIGVPDRKYGEELMAWVKTDNGAVLTEDEVKEYCRGRIAHFKIPRYVKFVDDFPMTVSGKIMKFKMCEMAIEELGLESESKIETA from the coding sequence ATGGTTGAGGGCAGTTACGCGTGTGGGAACTCGCAGATACCCCTGCTTGGCATCACCATCGGTGAAATGCTGAACCGAATCGCAGCGGCGCATCCGGAGAGCGATGCGCTCGTTTCCGTCCACCAGAATATCCGCTGGACGTATGCGGAGTTTCTTGAGCGCGTCGACACCCTGGCGCGTGCCCTGATGGCGCTCGACGTGGAACGCGGGGACCGGGTCGCCATATGGGCGCTGAACTACGCGGAGTGGGTGCTCACCCAGTTCGCCACCGCAAAGATCGGCGCCATCATGGTGAACATCAACCCGGCCTACCGGACCTACGAGTTCGATTACGCCATGAAGCAGTCGGAGGTCCAGACGCTCCTCATCCAGGGGCGGTTCAAGACCTCCGACTACGTCGGGATGTTCTACGAGTCCTGCCCGGAGGCGTTCGAGGCGAAACCTGGCCGGATCAACAGCGACAAGTTCCCGTTCTTAAAGAACGTCGTCTTCCTCGGCGACATTCCCTACAACGGGATGTACACCTGGGACGACCTCATGGCGAAGGCCGACCTCATCAGCCCCGGCGAGCTCCGGGAGCGGGAGGCGTCGCTCGACTTCGACGACGCGGTCAACATCCAGTACACCAGCGGGACGACCGGGTTCCCGAAGGGCGTCGTCCTGACCCACCACAACGTCCTGAACAACGGGTTCATCATCGGCGAGGGGATGAAGTTCACTCACGAGGATCGGCTCTGCATCCCGGTGCCGTTCTACCACTGCTTCGGCATGGTGCTCTCGAACATGGCCGCCGTCACCCACGGGACCGCGATGGTGCTGCCGGCACCGGTCTTCAACGCCGAATCGGTCCTCAAGACCGTGCAGGACGAGAAGTGCACGGCGCTCCATGGGGTGCCGACGATGTTCATCGCGGAACTCGCCCACCCGGACTTCCCGAAGTACCGGCTTGATACGCTCCGCACCGGGATCATGGCCGGGTCGCCCTGCCCGACCGAGGTGATGCGGGAGGTCAACAGGAAGATGAACATGTCCGAGATTGTGATCGTCTACGGGCAGACGGAGACCTCCCCCGGCGTCACGATGACGACGACCGCCGATCCCCTGGAGCGGCGGGTCTCGACGGTGGGGAAGCCCTTCCCCCACACCGAGATCAAGATCATCGACCCGCACACGAAGAGGATCGTCCCCCGCGGGGAGACCGGCGAGATATGCGCCCGGGGCTACTGCGTGATGCGGTGCTACTACAACAACCCGAACGCCACCCGGGCGACGATCGACGAGAACGGCTGGAACCACACCGGCGATCTCGGGACGATGGACGAGGAGGACTACGTCAAGATCGTCGGCCGCCTGAAGGATATGGTGATCCGCGGCGGGGAGAACATCTACCCGCGCGAGATCGAGGAGTTCCTTCATACCCACCCGAAAATTGCCGACGCCTACGTGATCGGTGTCCCGGACCGGAAGTACGGCGAGGAGCTGATGGCCTGGGTCAAGACCGACAACGGTGCGGTCCTCACGGAGGATGAGGTGAAGGAGTACTGCCGCGGGAGGATCGCGCACTTCAAGATCCCGCGCTACGTCAAGTTCGTCGACGACTTCCCGATGACGGTCTCGGGCAAGATCATGAAGTTCAAGATGTGCGAGATGGCGATCGAGGAGCTCGGCCTCGAGAGCGAGTCGAAGATCGAGACGGCGTAA
- a CDS encoding amidohydrolase family protein: protein MNEIFTARGSVLIAGVTVDGATVDIAVDETGAIAAIGKDARKTIDAEIIIDGSDRVAVPGLVNTHTHAAMSLLRGYADDMILQDWLSQKIWPLEAHLTGDDVYAGTRLACLEMIKSGTVAFNDMYFFMDRAAAAADEMGMRATFAYGFIDLGMEEKREAEIKATEALVAHITSLDNPRIRAAVGPHSVYTVSPEGLTWCAAFAEEQEIGIHVHLSETEKEVVDCVARFGKRPAYLLDECGCLTPRTVAAHCCWLDEAECRLLAERGVTASHNPASNMKLAVNRAMPYHWLRQYGANVALGTDGCSSNNNLDLMEEMKFAALLQKFAWNSPTLLPAGEAIAMATAAGARALGTGPGTLTVGAPADIVLLDARAVCNTPLFHPDSNAVYACNGGTVMTVLCQGRILMHEREVPGEEEIVREAAMTARSLVARAEESS from the coding sequence ATGAACGAGATATTCACCGCCAGAGGATCCGTCCTGATCGCCGGGGTCACCGTCGACGGAGCGACCGTCGATATCGCGGTCGATGAGACCGGCGCGATCGCCGCGATCGGGAAGGACGCCAGAAAGACCATCGACGCCGAGATCATCATCGACGGCTCCGACCGGGTCGCCGTCCCCGGCCTCGTGAACACCCATACCCACGCCGCGATGAGCCTGCTACGCGGCTACGCCGACGACATGATCCTGCAGGACTGGCTCTCGCAGAAGATCTGGCCGCTCGAGGCCCACCTCACCGGCGACGACGTCTACGCCGGCACCAGACTCGCGTGCCTGGAGATGATCAAGAGCGGCACCGTCGCGTTCAACGACATGTACTTCTTCATGGACCGGGCGGCCGCCGCGGCCGACGAGATGGGCATGCGGGCGACGTTCGCCTACGGGTTCATCGACCTCGGGATGGAGGAGAAGCGGGAGGCCGAGATCAAAGCGACGGAGGCCCTCGTCGCCCACATAACATCGCTCGATAACCCGCGGATCCGGGCGGCCGTCGGCCCCCACTCCGTCTACACCGTCTCCCCCGAAGGGCTCACCTGGTGCGCCGCCTTCGCAGAAGAGCAGGAGATCGGCATCCACGTCCACCTCTCCGAGACCGAGAAGGAGGTCGTCGACTGCGTCGCCCGGTTCGGCAAACGCCCCGCATACCTCCTCGACGAATGCGGCTGCCTCACCCCCCGGACGGTCGCCGCGCACTGCTGCTGGCTCGACGAGGCAGAGTGCCGGCTCCTTGCAGAGCGCGGCGTCACCGCCTCCCACAACCCGGCGAGCAACATGAAACTCGCCGTCAACCGGGCGATGCCCTACCACTGGCTGAGACAGTACGGGGCGAACGTCGCCCTCGGAACCGACGGCTGCTCCTCGAACAACAACCTGGATCTCATGGAGGAGATGAAGTTCGCAGCCCTCCTCCAGAAGTTCGCCTGGAACTCGCCGACCCTTCTGCCTGCCGGCGAGGCGATCGCGATGGCGACCGCGGCGGGCGCCCGGGCGCTCGGCACCGGCCCCGGCACCCTGACCGTCGGCGCACCGGCCGACATCGTCCTCCTCGACGCCCGTGCGGTCTGCAACACCCCGCTCTTCCACCCCGATTCGAACGCCGTCTACGCCTGCAACGGCGGCACGGTCATGACCGTCCTCTGCCAGGGGAGGATCCTGATGCACGAGCGGGAGGTCCCGGGGGAAGAGGAGATCGTCCGGGAGGCCGCAATGACCGCCCGGTCGCTCGTCGCGCGGGCGGAAGAGTCCTCCTGA
- a CDS encoding bifunctional 5,6,7,8-tetrahydromethanopterin hydro-lyase/3-hexulose-6-phosphate synthase, translated as MYLIGEALVGDGAELAHIDLIMGNKEGAVGQAFANSISQLSKGHTPLLAVVRPNLPAKPSTLIIPKVTMKKGYQVNQMFGPVQAAVAKAVADSVEEGVFEGIDIEDTVIMASVYLDPAAEDYNKIYRFNYGAVKLALRRALDRFPDVETLLHEKDRAAHAVMGFKVQRLWDPPYLQVAMDLVDRNHMRKVLESLPQNDHLIIEAGTPLIKKFGLSIISEIREIRPNAFIVADLKTLDTGNLEARMTADAGADAVVISGLAPISTIEKAIEDTRKTGIYTVVDMLNVENPVAVIEQLKVKPDVVELHRGIDIEDTDYAWGDIPAIKKAGGERLLVATAGGIRQPVVKDALKAGADILVVGRAITASKNIQHAAEEFLQELSTEEIDQFRIMTDF; from the coding sequence ATGTATCTCATCGGTGAAGCATTGGTTGGAGACGGCGCAGAACTTGCGCACATAGATCTGATAATGGGAAACAAAGAGGGCGCGGTAGGACAGGCGTTCGCGAACTCGATCTCGCAGCTTTCGAAGGGGCACACGCCGCTCCTCGCGGTCGTCAGGCCGAACCTGCCGGCGAAACCCTCGACGCTGATCATCCCGAAGGTCACCATGAAGAAAGGGTACCAGGTGAACCAGATGTTCGGGCCCGTCCAGGCCGCGGTGGCGAAGGCCGTCGCGGACTCGGTCGAGGAAGGCGTCTTTGAGGGGATCGACATCGAGGACACCGTCATCATGGCGAGCGTCTACCTCGACCCCGCTGCAGAGGACTACAACAAGATCTACCGGTTCAACTACGGCGCGGTGAAACTCGCGCTCCGCCGGGCGCTCGACCGGTTCCCCGACGTCGAGACGCTCCTGCATGAGAAGGACCGGGCCGCCCACGCGGTCATGGGCTTCAAGGTCCAGCGGCTCTGGGACCCGCCCTACCTCCAGGTCGCGATGGACCTCGTCGACAGGAACCACATGCGGAAGGTCCTCGAGTCGCTGCCCCAGAACGACCACCTGATCATCGAGGCGGGCACGCCCCTGATCAAGAAGTTCGGGCTCTCGATCATCTCCGAGATCCGCGAGATCCGGCCGAACGCGTTCATCGTTGCGGACCTCAAAACCCTCGACACCGGGAACCTCGAGGCCCGCATGACCGCCGACGCCGGCGCCGACGCCGTCGTGATCTCCGGCCTCGCGCCCATCTCGACGATCGAGAAGGCGATCGAGGATACCCGGAAGACCGGGATCTACACGGTCGTGGATATGCTCAACGTCGAGAACCCCGTCGCCGTCATCGAGCAGTTGAAGGTCAAGCCGGACGTCGTGGAACTCCACCGGGGCATCGACATCGAGGATACCGACTACGCCTGGGGAGATATCCCGGCGATCAAGAAGGCCGGCGGCGAGCGGCTGCTGGTCGCGACGGCGGGCGGCATCCGGCAGCCCGTCGTGAAGGACGCGCTCAAGGCGGGCGCGGACATCCTGGTCGTCGGCCGCGCCATCACCGCGAGCAAGAACATCCAGCACGCGGCCGAAGAGTTCCTCCAGGAACTGAGCACCGAAGAGATCGATCAGTTCAGAATCATGACCGACTTCTAA
- a CDS encoding IS256 family transposase has product MDPLALIEDYLSDQENGMKTLITWFLNQVMLAEALQQAGAAQYERTDARKAHRNGYKDRSLKTRYGETILRKPQFREFPFETQVFGRYARVEKALVNAIVESYLQGVSTRKIQEIVSHLGIDQLSPASVSRMAKNLDDQVQAFFLRPIEQAIPYLFVDASYYKIRDGARYVTKAVLVVAGVRDDGYREILGARITDCENEEFWSGMFEELNERGLTGVQLVVSDGHTGIQKAAEAAFLGASWQMCQVHCTRAVLRNIPRKHQKEVVEGLKEAYGSEQRLQDLADDLNARGYRKAANTIERFLPGLMSYTAFPKPHGKRLRTTNMVERVNRELKRRTKVVGVFPNEESLLRLVGSILMDINEEWVTGRRYLTMEKE; this is encoded by the coding sequence ATGGATCCCTTAGCGTTAATCGAAGATTATCTTTCCGATCAGGAGAACGGCATGAAGACGCTCATCACCTGGTTCCTCAACCAGGTGATGCTCGCAGAGGCCCTCCAGCAGGCAGGAGCCGCCCAGTACGAACGCACCGATGCGCGGAAAGCGCATCGAAACGGTTACAAGGACCGATCCCTCAAGACCCGATACGGGGAGACGATCCTCCGGAAACCGCAGTTCCGGGAGTTCCCGTTCGAGACACAGGTCTTCGGGCGCTATGCCCGGGTGGAGAAAGCTCTGGTGAACGCAATTGTCGAATCCTACCTCCAGGGAGTTTCGACGAGAAAGATCCAGGAGATCGTCAGTCATCTGGGGATCGACCAGCTCTCCCCGGCTTCGGTCTCCCGGATGGCCAAGAACCTCGACGACCAGGTGCAGGCATTCTTCCTGCGGCCGATCGAACAGGCTATCCCATACCTCTTCGTGGATGCCTCCTACTACAAAATCCGGGACGGAGCACGATACGTCACCAAAGCGGTCCTGGTGGTCGCCGGCGTCCGGGATGACGGCTACCGGGAGATCCTGGGCGCAAGAATCACGGATTGTGAGAACGAAGAATTCTGGTCAGGAATGTTCGAGGAGCTCAACGAACGGGGACTCACCGGGGTTCAACTGGTCGTCTCGGATGGGCATACCGGCATCCAGAAGGCGGCTGAAGCCGCCTTCCTCGGTGCATCCTGGCAGATGTGTCAGGTTCATTGTACCCGAGCTGTCTTGAGGAATATTCCTCGGAAACACCAGAAAGAGGTTGTAGAAGGCCTGAAGGAGGCCTATGGAAGTGAACAAAGGCTTCAAGATCTCGCTGATGACCTGAATGCCAGGGGGTACCGGAAAGCAGCCAACACCATCGAACGATTCCTCCCCGGGCTTATGAGTTACACGGCATTCCCAAAACCGCACGGGAAACGGCTCAGAACGACGAACATGGTGGAGCGGGTCAATAGGGAACTGAAACGGAGAACCAAGGTTGTAGGCGTGTTCCCGAACGAGGAATCCCTTCTCCGGCTGGTCGGATCTATCCTGATGGACATCAACGAGGAGTGGGTCACCGGCAGAAGGTATTTGACGATGGAGAAGGAATGA
- a CDS encoding PH domain-containing protein produces MTDECSSDTAADTPTRHGETIRCHPSIIVERSLSAIVVLAVLATQLGRGAVPAVFAILFIGLVLFNYRQWSRTTVRFDETGVVVERNTLFKMKKTLPYAKVASVNINRGVLNRVFGTSRLLVNINSGSGATVPEAVLTFRQDAAERIRAGMAERLYGGEPVPEEEPAEPPATFSPADVIVHGLFSVSTYQTVSGFAFLAYSVFQLYLSAGTGVDGRALVSLLMFVVVQLAPSVSLISHYYNYRVYRRGDTIYLEHGLIRTYKTSFDVSRINAVRVKRTLIARLLHRSCIEVEVVGLASGSGESLRPVLCLLKDDAAQQRLLEELVPEFVYDGDRERQPAGARGVLLVRAAIASLALALAMVYPSIYVYRATAALTGIAGTVRPYALPLATAAAILTILYAAYVSYRITEFGTDSDLFTFVNGAVDRETVVMNYDRVQMVRITRGPVARLFGVARARVHLLSAIGGASVRSGYFEEGRLAAIGETVMARIASGEYDYRKNSI; encoded by the coding sequence ATGACCGACGAGTGCAGCAGCGATACGGCTGCGGACACCCCAACTCGTCATGGCGAGACGATCCGGTGCCACCCGAGCATCATCGTGGAGCGCTCGCTCTCCGCAATCGTGGTGCTGGCCGTCCTCGCCACGCAGCTCGGCAGGGGTGCCGTACCGGCCGTGTTCGCGATTCTCTTCATCGGGCTGGTGCTCTTCAACTACCGGCAATGGAGCCGGACGACCGTCCGGTTCGACGAGACGGGCGTGGTGGTGGAGAGGAACACCCTCTTCAAGATGAAGAAGACGCTCCCCTACGCGAAAGTGGCGTCGGTCAATATAAACCGGGGCGTTCTGAACAGGGTCTTCGGGACGTCGAGGCTGCTCGTCAACATCAACTCGGGCAGCGGTGCCACGGTGCCGGAAGCCGTCCTGACGTTCCGGCAGGATGCGGCGGAGAGGATACGGGCGGGGATGGCGGAGCGGCTGTACGGCGGCGAACCCGTCCCGGAAGAAGAGCCGGCCGAACCCCCGGCCACGTTCTCCCCGGCGGACGTGATCGTCCACGGCCTCTTCAGCGTCTCGACCTACCAGACGGTATCGGGTTTTGCGTTCCTGGCCTACTCAGTCTTCCAGTTGTATCTCTCCGCGGGGACAGGGGTGGACGGGAGAGCACTGGTCTCCCTGCTGATGTTCGTTGTCGTCCAGCTGGCGCCGTCGGTCTCGCTGATATCCCATTACTACAACTACCGGGTATACCGCCGGGGCGACACGATATACCTGGAGCACGGCCTGATCCGGACGTATAAGACGTCGTTTGACGTCTCACGGATCAACGCCGTCCGGGTAAAGCGGACTCTTATCGCCCGGCTCCTGCACCGGTCGTGCATCGAGGTGGAGGTGGTAGGGCTCGCGTCCGGGAGCGGGGAGAGCCTCCGCCCCGTCCTCTGCCTCTTGAAGGACGATGCGGCGCAGCAGAGACTTCTCGAAGAGCTGGTGCCGGAGTTCGTGTATGATGGAGACCGGGAGCGGCAGCCCGCGGGCGCGAGAGGCGTGCTCCTGGTCCGGGCCGCTATAGCCTCTCTCGCGCTCGCTCTGGCGATGGTCTATCCGTCGATCTACGTCTACCGCGCGACGGCGGCCCTGACCGGGATCGCCGGCACGGTGCGCCCGTACGCGCTGCCGCTCGCGACGGCAGCCGCCATCCTCACGATACTCTACGCGGCATACGTCTCTTACCGGATCACGGAGTTCGGCACGGATAGCGACCTCTTCACGTTCGTGAACGGCGCCGTCGACCGCGAGACCGTCGTGATGAACTACGACAGGGTGCAGATGGTCCGGATAACGAGAGGCCCGGTCGCCCGGCTCTTCGGCGTCGCGAGGGCGAGGGTGCATCTCCTCTCGGCGATCGGGGGGGCGAGCGTTAGATCAGGATATTTCGAGGAGGGCCGGCTCGCAGCCATCGGCGAGACCGTCATGGCGCGGATCGCGAGCGGGGAGTACGATTACCGGAAGAACAGTATCTGA
- a CDS encoding GNAT family N-acetyltransferase yields MIIRQESRDDYDSIYHLVTTAFGAAGAGDDSEQNLVATLRKSERYVPELALVAEEDGKVVGHIMLTRTYVTNGGPRFEGLLLVPVAVMAEYRGRGIGTELISTALRRATGMGFKAVFLAGDPEYYCRFGFVPTIRYGIRSSIDIPGEMVGHIMVCELVPGALDGVSGVVELC; encoded by the coding sequence ATGATCATCAGGCAGGAGAGCAGGGACGACTACGATTCCATCTATCACCTGGTAACAACCGCCTTCGGGGCGGCCGGAGCCGGGGACGACAGCGAGCAGAACCTGGTGGCTACTCTCCGGAAGAGCGAGAGATACGTTCCGGAACTCGCGCTGGTGGCCGAGGAGGACGGGAAGGTCGTCGGGCATATCATGCTGACCCGGACCTACGTGACGAACGGCGGCCCCCGGTTCGAGGGGCTCCTCCTCGTTCCGGTTGCGGTGATGGCCGAGTACCGCGGCCGGGGTATCGGGACGGAACTGATATCGACGGCCCTGAGGCGGGCGACCGGCATGGGGTTCAAAGCGGTCTTCCTGGCCGGGGACCCGGAGTATTACTGCAGGTTCGGGTTCGTGCCGACGATACGCTACGGTATCCGGTCTTCAATCGATATCCCCGGCGAGATGGTCGGGCATATCATGGTCTGCGAACTGGTGCCGGGCGCCCTCGACGGTGTCTCCGGCGTCGTGGAACTCTGTTAG
- a CDS encoding DUF421 domain-containing protein: MSEPFVLQTPLVELALRAAVIYFFLLLVMRVIGRHEFGQLTPFDLILLLIISESISQAITAGDDSLLAGLVSASTLLGLSVLVSIGQYKSMRIRKIVSPEALKVIENGRVIEKNLRRELMTHDDLIERLALFECSSSGRPVHRTPGTGHRWGREGAGGLHRERRRHIGAHLPGDRPAQGRGRRGGEED, encoded by the coding sequence ATGTCGGAACCTTTCGTCCTCCAGACGCCGCTCGTCGAACTCGCCCTCCGGGCGGCGGTGATCTATTTCTTCCTCCTGCTTGTCATGCGGGTCATCGGCAGGCACGAGTTCGGGCAGCTGACGCCCTTTGACCTGATCCTCCTGCTCATCATATCCGAGAGCATCTCGCAGGCGATCACCGCGGGCGACGACTCGCTCCTTGCAGGGCTCGTCAGCGCGTCGACGCTCCTCGGTCTCTCGGTGCTCGTCTCCATCGGGCAGTATAAGAGCATGCGGATCCGCAAGATCGTCTCTCCGGAAGCCCTGAAGGTGATCGAGAACGGCAGGGTCATCGAAAAAAATCTCCGGCGGGAGTTGATGACGCACGACGACCTCATCGAGCGGCTCGCACTCTTCGAGTGCTCGAGCTCCGGACGTCCCGTCCATCGCACTCCGGGCACGGGGCATCGATGGGGTCGAGAAGGTGCGGGTGGCCTACATCGAGAGCGACGGCGACATATCGGCGCTCACCTACCGGGAGACCGACCGGCACAGGGCCGCGGCCGCAGAGGAGGAGAAGAAGACTGA